The genomic segment CCCGCCCAGCGTGGTCACGCCGTACTCGGTGCCGGAGTAGTAGTCCGAGCCACACGCCTGCTGCCGCGTCGGGTAGGTGTTGGTCGGGCTGTCCAGGGTCTGGACCGGGGCACCGTTGACCGTCCAGTGGTTGCCCGCGCCGCTGGTGTCGGCGCCGAGGTCGCCCGGGGCCCCGAACTCCAGCCGCGTGCCGTTGAAGCCCCGCTCCCCCGTGTAGACCAGCGGCACCCAGTGGTCCCCGCGCGGGGCCCCGAACGCCTCCGGGCCCAGGGCCGCGCCGTCCACGAAATCCACGGCGGCCAGGAACCCGTCCAGGTAGGAAGCAGTGCCCGCCCCGTCCACGCTGCGGCCCAGGCTGTGCGGCTGCACGCTGTTGACGCGGCTCTGGTGGGAGGGGGTCGGCGTAGCCACCAGCGTGAGCGCCTGGCGCTCCCCGTTGACGTAGAGCCGCACGCGCTCCAGGGGGTCGGCGTGGGTATAGTCCACGGCGCAGACGATGTGGTAGTAGCCGCCCACGTCGCGCAGCAGCGGGGCGGAGGTGGCGTGGGCCTGCACGACGCCAGCCAGCACGTCGTAGTACACCAGACAGTGGGATACGATCGCCAGGTAGGTGGCGCTGGTCGCCCCGGCCTGGCGCGCGCCGAAGAGCCCCGCGATCCCGGCCAGCGAGCCCCGGCGCACCCACCCGCTCCACGTCCAGGTGGACCGATTGCCCGCCGTGCTGGGCGGCGTGCGCGACAGGTATTGAGCCGTCCCGGCGGCGCTGTCCAGCAACAGGCCGTTCCCGATCTGCACCGGATACCGGCACGAGCAGCGGCGGATCGGCAGCGAGGGCGTCAGCGGCGCGGACATCAGAGCACCTCTTCGATGTAGGCGTGCAACTGCCCGTCGCCCTGGCCGAGCAGGTGGACCAGGTAGGTCCGCCCCGCCAGCATGTCGGCGCAGCTGCCATACTGCTCGACCAGGCCCACGCCATGCCCCACGAAGGCGGCAGCCGGGCCCATGGTCAGCCACAGCCTGACCTCGCCGCCGGGCCAGGTGGCCAGGTCCGCCGGGTCGGCAAAAACGGCGGCAGCGTGGGTCACGGTCACGCTCTGGTGGCTGCGCGCCCCCAGGGTGAGCTGCACCTGCTCGGTGGCAACCTCGCCCAGGGCCAGCGGCGGCGCCGCATAGGCCCCCGTCAGGGTCGCAGGGCCCGCCAGGGGCACGGCCAGGGCCTGCGCGGCGGTCACCGCGTGGGGGTTGTCGGTGCGGGTGGCGTGCGCGCCGACCTCGGCCCCGGCCAGGGCCATGATGGCGGCGCGCAGTTGCGTCAGGGTGGCGCCGTCCGGCTCCAGCTCTGCCGCCTCGATCACGTCGAGGATCTCGCGTTGGGGGTGCTCGATGGCGGCGGCGGGCACCACGCTGCCCTCGATGCCCAGCGCGGGCTGGGCGTCCACATACGCGGCGTCGGCTTCAGCGCCGAGCGGGGGAACGTATTGCATGTCAATCCTCCTCGTAGGCTACGATCAGATGGGTGTGCGCCGGAGCCAATCGTCCCAGGACGCACTCCAGGTCCTGGGCGCGGGCGATGGCCCCGAGCAGGTCGCCGCAGCGGCTGGCCCCGGCGCGAAACCAGGTCACGCGCGGACCCAGCACGCGCACCCGCCAGGTATGCCGCACCGTCGCCGGACCGTTCAGCACGTCGCCGCAGCGGCTGGCCCCGGCGATGAATGGCCGGAATTCCTCGATGATCACGCTGTATCCCAGCTCGCTGGCCACGGCCTGGAAATACGCGGGGCTCTGCCCGCCGCGCGCGGTCAGCACGCGCACAACGGCGCGGCGACGCTCCTGGAGCGTGGTGGCGTCCCCAGTACAGGCGTCGGGCAGGGCGCAGACCCGCTCCCAGTCGGGCAGCAGTTCCAGGGTCGATCGCGGATCGACCTCGTCGAGCAGGTCGTCCGAGCGCGCGTCCACCCGGGCCAGCTCCCCGGCCAGCGCGGCCAGGAACTGCCCCCACGTCGAGTCCATGTCCTGGGGCAGTGCGGCGCCGGGCGGCTGCAAGGCCTGCAATTGGGCCTGGAAATCCTGTGCGCTGCGGCCCATTACATATCCTCCCAGACGATGGCCCCGGGAACAGCGATCTCTCCCGGCCCGTGGGCCACGTCCGCCGCAGGGCTGACCAGCTGGTGGTCCGTCTCCCCGGGCGCCACGCTGATGGCCTCGCGCAGGTGCGACAGTGGAATGGTGCCCCCCGGGCGGGCCTGCCGCCGGATCAGCGCCGTCACCTCGGCCTGCACGGCGGCCCGCACGGCTGCGGTGTTGGGGGCCAGGCGCACGGTCATGTCCAGGGGCACGGGCAGCGGCGCCACCACGGTCACCTCCGCCGTCACGGGGCGGGCGGCCTCGATGACGGCCTGCACGGCGGCCACGTCCAGGGCCGTGGGGATGCCATCCGGGGTGGAGTCGTCCGTCATGATGCGCACGACCACGGTCCCCGGGCCCTGTTCCTGCGGGGCAACCCACACCCGGGTCACACCGGCCACACCCAGGGCCCAGGCCTCATAGTCCTGTGCCGCGCCGCCCTGGGGCGGGTTGCGCACGCGCGCCAGCAGCCGGGCCAGCAACGAGCCGTCGCCTTCCTCGTCCGCGCCGCCCCCGAACCCCGCTGCGGCCAGCGCCCCCCGGACCCCCGCCAGGGGCGTCACCAGCGTCAGCGCCAGCCCGGCGTCGGCATTGCCGCTCTGCCCGGGCTCGTCGGCAACGGCGGGGGCCGTGGCCGTGCCTGCCGCGCTCATCGCTACCTCGGCGGTGGTGGCGTAGGTCGCGCCGTCGGCCCGGGCCAGCACCGTGCCCGTCGGGACCACCGCGCCGGAGGTGCCCGCGAGGGTCACCTCGCCGCTGGCGCAGCTGGCGGCCTTGCGCGTCACGCCCCACCAACTGCTCCACCGTTCCAGGTGCTCGGCCTCGGCGGTGTCGGGCATGGCCTGCCTGGCCAGCCAGTCCAGGTACCCATACAGCCCATGCACCGCCCCCGAGTGCATCCTGGCCACCACGCCCAGCAGCGACCGCCGCAACTGCGGCGAGGCGTCGGGCAGGCGGCTCTGGATATCGGCCAGGGCACGGTCCAGCAGGGTCTGGAAGTCCGGTCTGTCAAACGGCATTTATCCCTCCAATGCCCTGGTGAATGAATAGGTGGACTCCGAGCCGGAGGTGCGGGTGATGCGGATGTTCCACTGCAACATCCCCCTGCGCGGGAAGCTGGTGGCCACGCTCACGCTGGTGGCCACGCCGTCCTCCACCAGCCAGCCCAGGGCCTCTTCGGCGTACTCGCGGGCCTCGGCCAGCACCTCGGGCAACTGCTTGCGCCGCCACAGCAGCCACAGCCGCGACCCCGTCAGGTCGGCATCACCGAAGGCGTCGGCCCACCAGCCGCGCCGGTCCGTCCCGCCGTGCGGCAGTTCGTCCTCGGGCAGCGCCCGCCTGTCCAGGAACAACGACAGCACCACGGCGGTGGCCAGGCTCTCCTCGGCCAGCAGATCCCCGCCCAGCACCTGCAGGTCGCCTCCGGTGTCGGTCCAGACCAGGGCCGCGTCCATCCTAGCTCTCCTGCGGCGGATCAGTGGGGCCGCCGCCGTCGTTCTCGGGGTGGACATGCCCGCGCAGGGAAACGCCCTGCGCGCGCACATCCGCATCGGTGGTCACGTCGCCGGTCACATGCACTGCCCCCTCGAACCGCGCGACGGACGCGCCCCCGCCCGCCGCGCGGGCAGTCAGGCTGGGCGTCACGAACTCCACCGCCTCCGAGGCGGTCACCTCGTAGCGCGTCGTCTGCACGGCCACGTCCTCGGCGGCGTCGATGTGCAGGTGCAGGGTCGAAATACGCACCCGGCGGCCCCGCGCCAGGTGGATCACGTCGCCCTCGTCCGTGTAGAGGGCCACCTCGCCGTCTTCCAGGCCGCGCAGGCGGTACCGGCGGTCATCCACCCGCAGCACCACAGCGTGGCTGCGGTTGCCGCCAACAGAGCCCACCAGCACCTCGGCGCCGGGGTGCGGCACGCTGGTGATGCCGTAGTCCTGCCACCGCTCAAGGCCGTCCAGGGTCTCCCCGGCCAGCGCGGTGACCTGCACGCGCTGCAGCGTGGCGTCGTCGGCCACCAGGCGCAGCACGCCCCGGGTCAGCAACAGGCGCACCGCGCGCCGCACGGGGTCGAGCAGCTTGTGCAGGTTGCGCAGCATCACCAGCCCTCCTCCTCGCCGGGTTCGGGCAGTTCCACCAGCGCAAAGGCCTCGGGCGGGCACAGCTCCAGCTCGGTGCGGCAGCCCTCGTCGTCCAGCAGCCAGGTTGCGGAGCACACCAGCAATTCGGCCCCGTCGTAGCCCAGGAAGGCGTCCTCCACCCTGGCCAGGACGCCCGGCTCCCAGAGTCCGCCCGGGTGCGTCCAGCCTTGCACGGTGTAGGTCACGGTCCGCGACCGCCCGTAGCGCACGTCGCGCTCCCAGGCCGCGCGGGCCGTGGCCGCCGCCTGGTCGATGCTCTCCTCGGCGATGATCGTCTTGGGCCGGTGGCGGGTCACGCCCTGGTCGCGGGCCGTGGCGCAGGGGTGCGCAGCGGCTTCGCCGGACCAGTCGTCGTCCCCGGCGGCCTGGCCCTTAATGGTGTAGAGATGGTGCCGGTCACGTTCGCTGAACCGCGCGCTGCACTTGACCACGTTGTCCCCCAGGGTCAGGGCGCCGCCCCGGCTGGCCCCGGCGCTGCGCGTCAGGACCAGGTGGCCCGCGCCGTCCGACGTGAGCAGCACGGCCCGCACCCGTGCGGCGGCCTCCAGCACCTCCAGCACGCTGTCGCCCTCGCCGCCCTTGAATGTGCGAAACGGTGCCCCGGCCTGGGCCAGATCGCGGACCTGAACGCCGTAGGGCGCGCACAGATCCCGGGCCACCTGGGCCAGGGTGCGGCCTGTGAATTGCGAGGCCGGGGCGCTGCAGTCGGCCAGATCCCCGGTCTTGTCACGGCCCTGCACGCTCACGGTGTGCGCGGTGGCGTCGTAGTCCACCGACACCTCGTCCACATAGCCGGTGATGACGGTGTGCCCATCCAGGGCCACGGTGCAGGCCTGCCCCGGGCGCACCGGACGCGTGGTCCGCTGCCCTGGCCAGCGTTCCGTCAGCGCCAGGTCGAAGCGCCCGGACACCCTGTCCAGGGCCCGGGCCACGCTGATACGGGTCCAGCCCTCGTAGCGGGACGAGCCGATCTGCAGCACCGCCCTAGGCATCCAGCACCTCCAGATCCACGCCGCCGGGCACGAAGCCCGGGTGGCGCACCACGGCCCGGTTGCGGCTGACGACTTCGTCCGCCCGCGTCGCGTCGCCCCAGATATTGTGGGCCACCACCAGCGCAGGCAGGGTGGCCCCGGGCCGATAGGAGCGCAGCGCGGGCAACCGGGCTCCGCGCTCGGTCAGGTCGAGCACCAGCGCCGTGCGCACGGCGCCCAGCGCCCGGAACGCCCTGTCGCTGGCACTGTCCATTTCCAGGTCCAGGCGCTCCCCCAGTTCCTCGCGCGTGGCCAGGGCGTCGTTGGCCGACGCGTAGTCCTGGCTCGCCGCCGCCCGGCTGGCCTCGACCACTGCCGCCCGGCGCACCAGTGCCGCCACGGCGGCGCGGTTGGCCAGGGTGCGGGTGGCGGTTGTGGCCTCGGCCCCGGCGGGCACGACCAGGGCGGCGGTGGACAGCGATGCGGACCCCCGCGCCGCCGTGCCCGTCGCCCCCCAGGAACGCGAGAGCCCGAAATCCCACATCGTCCGGAAGGCTGCCAGCACGCCGCTCCCGGAGCCGGACAGCGCCGCCAGCGTGCCCAGCACCCCCGAGGCCATGGCGCCCGGAGCCCCGGCCAGCGTCAGCGCCTGGGCCGCCAGGCTCGTGGTCTGGCCCTGGATGGCGGCCAGCGTCCCGCTGGGGGCCCGCACGACACCCAGCGCCTGCGACAGCGCATCGCTCACCGCGCCCAGACTCCAGGCCCCGTCCTCGCGCACATGCTCCGGGTAGCCCTGCGTGTCGTAGTGCGCGACGAAATCCTCGGCCAGGGTGCCGGTCGCCGCATCGGCTGCCTCGCCGACCAGGGCCCCCGTGTCCACGCTGCGGCTCGGCGCGCTGTCCTCGCCCGCTTCCAGGAACTCCACGGACACCGTGGCCATGCCGCCCTTGTCCGTGGTCTCGCGCAGTGTTGCCCGCGCCACACACACCCGCAGGCTGCCCAGCCAGGGGTGGACCAGCGTGCCCGGGCCGGGCTCTTCCAGGGCGGCGAGCAGCGCATCCCGCGCGGCCATGTAGTCCGGCCCCAGCACGAAAGCCTCCACCCGCCAGCCGCGCGCCAGGCGCCCCATGTCCTCGGTGTACGGCGTGTCGCGCAGCGGGTACTCGTGCTGCACCGTGCGGCGCCCCAGGGTCGCGTCGTGCGACCGGACGTGGAACGGCGCGCCCCGGAACGACGCGCTGCGCAGGTTCTCGCGCCAGCTCATCGGCCCACCCCCCCGAGCACCACGCCGGTATCCACGTCCAGATCCATCCCCTGGGCCTCCATGCGCTTGACCCGCACGCGGTCGTCGCTAATGGAGACGAGCACAGACGCCTGCGCCGGTTCAGGCTCCGCGCCCTTGCCCCCGGCAAACCACTCGGCCAGCTTCGCCCCGCCCCACTCGCCGCCCAGGTAGCCCGCCAGGGAACCGCCCAATCCGCCCAGGGCCCCGCCCACGGCGGTGCCGATGCCGGGCAGGATGGCCGTGCCGATGGCCGCGCCCAGGGCCGCGCCGCCCCAGCCCCCAAGCGCGCCGCCCGCAGCGCCCCCCGCGTAGCCGCCCGCAGCTGTGGTCTTCTCTCCGCCCGTCAGGCTGTCGTCGGTCAGCACGTCGGCCAGGCCGACACCGGCGGCCACAATGGACGCCGCTCCGCCCA from the Desulfocurvus vexinensis DSM 17965 genome contains:
- a CDS encoding LamG-like jellyroll fold domain-containing protein, which codes for MSAPLTPSLPIRRCSCRYPVQIGNGLLLDSAAGTAQYLSRTPPSTAGNRSTWTWSGWVRRGSLAGIAGLFGARQAGATSATYLAIVSHCLVYYDVLAGVVQAHATSAPLLRDVGGYYHIVCAVDYTHADPLERVRLYVNGERQALTLVATPTPSHQSRVNSVQPHSLGRSVDGAGTASYLDGFLAAVDFVDGAALGPEAFGAPRGDHWVPLVYTGERGFNGTRLEFGAPGDLGADTSGAGNHWTVNGAPVQTLDSPTNTYPTRQQACGSDYYSGTEYGVTTLGGLRTRASAYTFAWWPTIHLPARGRWYFEVRQSVAGDIGLRLGVVVPTQRDLNHGAYTLGDTVAGGGVLYRVDNSTVVRWAGASYETLATGLGTNVANNVHGVAVDLDAREMRCTCNGVQVSGPHALPAVGDRWSFVLAAHLAGSNILMDFGQLGWWYGPPAGYQPLCTANLPCGLATVSGTYTGTGLANGPYVPTGCELDSLTINGTALYNDGSARGVVDFLAAGFKLRSSAHNANGTTYTWTGVVRTEQRCANAVVN
- a CDS encoding YmfQ family protein; this translates as MGRSAQDFQAQLQALQPPGAALPQDMDSTWGQFLAALAGELARVDARSDDLLDEVDPRSTLELLPDWERVCALPDACTGDATTLQERRRAVVRVLTARGGQSPAYFQAVASELGYSVIIEEFRPFIAGASRCGDVLNGPATVRHTWRVRVLGPRVTWFRAGASRCGDLLGAIARAQDLECVLGRLAPAHTHLIVAYEED
- a CDS encoding baseplate J/gp47 family protein, encoding MPFDRPDFQTLLDRALADIQSRLPDASPQLRRSLLGVVARMHSGAVHGLYGYLDWLARQAMPDTAEAEHLERWSSWWGVTRKAASCASGEVTLAGTSGAVVPTGTVLARADGATYATTAEVAMSAAGTATAPAVADEPGQSGNADAGLALTLVTPLAGVRGALAAAGFGGGADEEGDGSLLARLLARVRNPPQGGAAQDYEAWALGVAGVTRVWVAPQEQGPGTVVVRIMTDDSTPDGIPTALDVAAVQAVIEAARPVTAEVTVVAPLPVPLDMTVRLAPNTAAVRAAVQAEVTALIRRQARPGGTIPLSHLREAISVAPGETDHQLVSPAADVAHGPGEIAVPGAIVWEDM
- a CDS encoding phage GP46 family protein; this translates as MDAALVWTDTGGDLQVLGGDLLAEESLATAVVLSLFLDRRALPEDELPHGGTDRRGWWADAFGDADLTGSRLWLLWRRKQLPEVLAEAREYAEEALGWLVEDGVATSVSVATSFPRRGMLQWNIRITRTSGSESTYSFTRALEG
- a CDS encoding phage baseplate assembly protein V; translation: MLRNLHKLLDPVRRAVRLLLTRGVLRLVADDATLQRVQVTALAGETLDGLERWQDYGITSVPHPGAEVLVGSVGGNRSHAVVLRVDDRRYRLRGLEDGEVALYTDEGDVIHLARGRRVRISTLHLHIDAAEDVAVQTTRYEVTASEAVEFVTPSLTARAAGGGASVARFEGAVHVTGDVTTDADVRAQGVSLRGHVHPENDGGGPTDPPQES
- a CDS encoding phage baseplate assembly protein, translating into MPRAVLQIGSSRYEGWTRISVARALDRVSGRFDLALTERWPGQRTTRPVRPGQACTVALDGHTVITGYVDEVSVDYDATAHTVSVQGRDKTGDLADCSAPASQFTGRTLAQVARDLCAPYGVQVRDLAQAGAPFRTFKGGEGDSVLEVLEAAARVRAVLLTSDGAGHLVLTRSAGASRGGALTLGDNVVKCSARFSERDRHHLYTIKGQAAGDDDWSGEAAAHPCATARDQGVTRHRPKTIIAEESIDQAAATARAAWERDVRYGRSRTVTYTVQGWTHPGGLWEPGVLARVEDAFLGYDGAELLVCSATWLLDDEGCRTELELCPPEAFALVELPEPGEEEGW
- a CDS encoding DNA circularization protein, translated to MSWRENLRSASFRGAPFHVRSHDATLGRRTVQHEYPLRDTPYTEDMGRLARGWRVEAFVLGPDYMAARDALLAALEEPGPGTLVHPWLGSLRVCVARATLRETTDKGGMATVSVEFLEAGEDSAPSRSVDTGALVGEAADAATGTLAEDFVAHYDTQGYPEHVREDGAWSLGAVSDALSQALGVVRAPSGTLAAIQGQTTSLAAQALTLAGAPGAMASGVLGTLAALSGSGSGVLAAFRTMWDFGLSRSWGATGTAARGSASLSTAALVVPAGAEATTATRTLANRAAVAALVRRAAVVEASRAAASQDYASANDALATREELGERLDLEMDSASDRAFRALGAVRTALVLDLTERGARLPALRSYRPGATLPALVVAHNIWGDATRADEVVSRNRAVVRHPGFVPGGVDLEVLDA